A DNA window from Coffea arabica cultivar ET-39 chromosome 6c, Coffea Arabica ET-39 HiFi, whole genome shotgun sequence contains the following coding sequences:
- the LOC140008683 gene encoding uncharacterized protein — protein sequence MVWRLLSNVWFSIIINGSSHGFFKSTRGLRQGDPLSPALFIIGAEVMSRDDVLIFANGSSSSLKDIMQVLERVVVVGGFHACQVEVRVTDSAIWRRMLNVSRQVELSMLWLVHDGSCHFWYDNWLGTGALFLLVSVVPNLSFRTFIVTGHWDVSLLSHTFPVEIVSSILQLPVPHGGYADEVVWTPSLSGTFTLASAFQEVWQAHNSSMVLAKASEESIEHVFSSGRIVLEVWNYFGGLCGLSCQVVPLLARIVAWWLRVQDSAIQRLICLVLPSIACWHIWKARNKAIFEGVRIRSDVICQAVFSEIRSIVEIQFKQSPGARAFCQLYDWSCSPVGGYDLKVVRWEANEVGRLVLNTDGCSKGNPGVGGGGGVLRDSIGLPLFAFSAFLGDITCLHAEARALLIGLQIWNSPPAYSMSVAYSTRSAADPVRFSHCYREANKVADALANVGIIHPEQQVKVYECFHMLPRQARGEVRLDRIGMPSVRKVRQM from the exons ATGGTGTGGCGGCTCTTGTCTAACGTCTGGTTCTCGATCATTATCAATGGGTCTTCGCATGGATTCTTTAAATCTACGAGAGGGCTACGGCAGGGTGATCCACTGTCACCAGCATTATTTATCATAGGGGCCGAGGTTATGTCGAGAG ATGATGTGCTTATATTTGCGAATGGGTCCTCCTCATCTCTGAAGGACATTATGCAAGTGCTGGAAAG GGTTGTCGTTGTGGGCGGCTTTCATGCATGCCAAGTAGAGGTAAGGGTAACAGACTCAGCAATCTGGCGAAGGATGTTGAATGTGAGTCGCCAAGTGGAGCTCTCTATGTTATGGTTAGTCCATGACGGGTCGTGCCATTTCTGGTATGACAACTGGCTGGGTACGGGGGCACTTTTCCTACTTGTTTCGGTTGTTCCAAATTTATCATTTCGGACTTTCATTGTCACTGGGCACTGGGATGTCAGCCTTTTGTCTCACACCTTTCCAGTAGAGATCGTTTCCTCAATTTTACAGCTCCCAGTTCCTCATGGGGGATATGCAGATGAAGTTGTTTGGACGCCCTCGCTTTCTGGCACCTTCACTTTGGCATCAGCTTTTCAGGAGGTTTGGCAGGCTCATAACTCATCAATGGTGTTGGCTAAG GCTTCTGAGGAATCAATCGAACATGTCTTTTCTAGCGGTCGAATAGTGTTGgaggtttggaattattttgggGGCCTTTGTGGGTTGAGCTGCCAAGTGGTTCCTTTGTTGGCTCGCATAGTTGCATGGTGGTTGCGGGTACAAGACTCTGCGATACAGCGGCTCATCTGTCTCGTGCTTCCGAGTATCGCTTGTTGGCATATTTGGAAAGCGAGGAATAAGGCAATTTTTGAGGGAGTCCGGATACGATCAGATGTCATCTGTCAGGCTGTTTTCTCAGAAATTAGATCCATTGTCGAGATCCAATTCAAACAATCTCCTGGAGCGCGGGCGTTTTGTCAGCTATATGATTGGTCGTGTTCACCGGTTGGTGGGTATGACCTCAAGGTTGTTCGCTGGGAGGCAAATGAGGTTGGGAGGCTTGTGCTTAATACGGATGGCTGCTCTAAGGGTAACCCAGGAGTAGGTGGAGGTGGTGGGGTCCTTCGGGATTCAATTGGGCTGCCCCTTTTTGCTTTCTCGGCCTTCTTAGGGGACATTACGTGTTTGCACGCGGAGGCTAGAGCCCTTCTAATAGGTCTTCAAAT TTGGAATTCTCCACCGGCGTATTCAATGTCCGTGGCATATTCGACGAGAAGTGCGGCAGATCCTGTTCGATTTTCGCATTGCTATAGGGAGGCTAACAAAGTTGCTGATGCGTTGGCTAATGTGGGAATAATTCATCCTGAGCAGCAGGTCAAAGTCTATGAATGTTTTCACATGCTTCCGAGGCAGGCCCGCGGGGAAGTCCGGCTAGATAGGATAGGAATGCCCTCAGTTAGGAAGGTTAGGCAGATGTAA